The Humulus lupulus chromosome 7, drHumLupu1.1, whole genome shotgun sequence region AAATTACAAGTACTATATACAATAATTTATTCAATCTAaaagaattattttatttaatacattttaaaaaatatgtatataagaATATTTATAACTTTctatgatatttaaaaaaaattactttttcatATTTTCTCTCATTCGAGTTTTGAGAATTGAATTCTACATGATTTAAATTTGAATCCACAAGTACAATTGATTTTGTGTTATTAACAACAAAATCAATCGACCAATCATTTCAGTAAAAGAATCTATGACTTACCATCGATTTTAGGTTGGTTACTAACTAACtagtaaaattataataataattgattGCTAATGTTTTCAATAATTAGATAGCAGTTGGTGGCTATGTAGTTGTTTGGCTTGATACTAAAAAAAtgatttttctttttaaagaCAAAAGATGTTCTCTTAGAAATAATTTTCaaaaacaaagataaagaaagtgaaaattttgagaaaaacaaaatgttatttttagtgtttttcaaaaacatatttttgactttttttttatcactatctCTCACATAATTTTATCTAACATCacattctctctctttattttcttttcttattattttttcttatCACTTTCTCTATCATGTCTTAATTTTTCCCTCTCTGTTTTTTTCTCATCACTTTTTTTATATTCTCACGTTCTCTCATATCACAATTTTATCACTTTATCTTTCACATtactttttcttattatttagAATAAAAAGTAATTTTGCCCTCCACCCTCCCGAATTATGACAAATTTAGAAGTTGCCCCCCAAATGATTGACAATGTTAAAAATTTCTCCCGAACTGTTAACGTTAGTTAAAATTCAATCTTCTGTTAGCTTCCGTTCAATTTTGACGTTAACTCGATGATGTGGCATAACATGTGTATAATACATGTAAACCTAAGAAAATTCACAATAAATATTTACATTATTtctttttatgtatatatttttggaAATAAAGTATTTAGGTTCCTCCGTCTTCATGATATAactctcttccttctttttcacgaTTTTCTTCTCTTCAAACCCTAGGTCTATTTCTTCAACATGCAGTTGTCTTGGCCGAGCATTCTAAATACCTTATTCTATTGGAATAAGGTATGAAGAAGTTCAATGGAGAAACCCTATTTGTCGTTGTTGGTTGGAGGCTGTATTACACACCACTTGGAGTCTAAATAGTTTGGGAAGAAGATATTATGGCTGCCCAAGATACAAGCTTTGTTGTTTCATTTGTTTCTATCTTTTGATGGATTAATCTCCTCTaatttatgttaatttttttatcagAGAAATGAGAGAGATGGTTGTGGGTTTATGCATTGGATAGACCCTTTTAGTGGGCAAAAATATAATTGTGATAATGGAGGGTTGTTGAAAAGGCTAGAGGAGATTGAGGGCAATCTAGTGCAGCAACATATTATTGTTGGAGAAAGAGATGAACAAGTTGGAAGAATTTTGAAGTTGATGGAAGATTTGATTGTGAAAATGGGtctttgtatttttattgtgATTCTGTCTTTTGTTTTCTATAAGGTATTGTTATGAAATGTAattgttgttcttttttttttttacttaaaaaaGTGTAAATGTGTTCAAGGAATTAAATATAAGTATTTCAATTAAACTTCAATTATTGTTCTTTGTTGAACTCATTAAACTACTCCTGTTATGTACCTAGAATGGTGGTTGAAATGTAATGAAAGTTGATTGcaaaaaaagtgttataataAGTGAGCCAAAGCCTCATTCAATTAACATATATTTGAAATACAActttatagccaaaaaaaaagTTAACTTAAATTAAGTAGTATCTATTTACAAAAGAAATTCACTTATGGATCAAGTGACACAAACTGATATACATGTCTAAGTACAATGACAAAAAAGGATAAATAAAGTGATCCATAACCTGAAAAACTGGTCTAGGTACAGCCAAACAAAAGTGATCCATAAAGGTCTACCTATAGCCAAAAACAAATCTACGAGTATTCATTCAGCATGTTATTCATCCAAAAAAGACAAAATAGACATACCAATAGACTTTGATCTCCAAACCGATCCAATAAACATGTATGTCCGTCCAAAAAGCATCTAGTAATTTTATTAAACTTGTTTGTTCCTTGATTCAACTCACTTGCTTATTTTCCTCGGTGGGTTGAATGGGACCTGTGACATTGACAATATAAATGAGGATAGGTATAATCAACCAATAGGGATGATAATAAGTTTACAGTATTATTAGGATATACCTGAGGTGGTGAAATTATTCCAGTGAGACCACTCTCATTTGTTGTTGAACTTACTGAAGCCTTTGGTGTGATTTATATTTCAAGCATAATTACTCGGatcagggggggggggggttgtttTTTCCCTACAAAAACAAACATGTTGAAGCATTTATGAATGATGTGAAAACCAATGAATGTTTATGAATTTGAAGTAAAAACTTACTGAATTTGCAATGTTTCTAGCACAAGTTCTGAAGTTGTGCCCCACTGCACCACAGCCACAACATCTCATTCTCACATATCTTCGTTTTAGTTTCTTGCCTTTTGATGGAGCAATCTCATCCAGTTCAACTCTTCTACTTTTCTTAGGCCTACCATGTTGTGTCTTCCCAATTGGCTTAATCATTCCCACATTGCCACTTCTAGGCCACTCATCTTGATTCCTAATGGGAAAAATCTGTACAGAGTAGGCCTTCATGTAGTATTCTCTAATATACCATTTGGAAACATATAGCTCAAGATCCTCTCTTCTATGCCAAATTGCAGCAATAACATGACTGCCAGGTATACCAAAATGTTTCCATCTTCTACAGGAACAAACCCAAGCCTGCAAATCTATAGAGTACATGCCCCCATACATGTTCATCACCTGGTAAATAAACTCATGTGATTTGGTGGGAATGTGACTTCTAGCTTCGACCTTGTTCTTTTCAAGAATGGTTGTGATCTTCGGTCCATTGTTGGACTCCCACATTACTATAGACTGCCTATTCTTAGTTAACCTTTGCATCATGTACATCCTAATGCACTCAAGCATTGACTATATTGGTCTATCTCTAGCAGCCAATATTGCCTTTGTCCCATTGATTcccttgttggggttttatgccctaattaaaacctaatttctttgtaatctcatttattatcaataaaagaatagaaattattttttaacttggtcaatcactttgttcacatgttttattttcatgattatttgtttaatataaatttctgTTGCATCCTgatcatatagctaatcatatttatagtgacgtaatcatagtggaatataaatatgattatatgttcaaaataaattagtcctaagattagtcagtgcacaagatttacactgatttgtcaatctatgatatgatctacttacatattgcaatgttatgttatttccagaacattagcaaagtagataagatcggatgtatttgttacatcggacaggactgatattgacaatagacatgataagtaaacataccgttattatctattctagtcatatcatatagttgaccattggtcaattcaatctcaattctgaatgattagtattctaactgattgtattatttgagttctttgacttgttcattaccagcttaccctacggattagcccatacttacatcttgggaactcggtagtataattgagtaggagtgttaatcatagatatcaacatctataacttctgatgaagaagtgaaatgatggtttccttttagtttgattcaaggtgctaaatgatagagatctcatttcagtaattaatattagtttactgaaatatcatttacaaggaactaagtattttaaggataaaatacaatgaggggtaaaacgatattttagtcccatctcattgtagaccgtctatagaggattgagtgacaattatggttgtaacaatggataattaatagtgtatctatattttttatagagcattatatgaattaaagagtgcaattttgagtctttagtggagtcacaaaaCTTAAATTCAATTAAGTTTGTAAAttcatttgttagatttatgataacttattggagcttgatttcataggcccatggtccccactgtaccttggataaaatcatttagatagtctcaattaattgatttaattatcaattagaattatcaaagttgaccatgtcaattttggatagcttcacagagttatgtaatttagagaataaaagagaaattatggcagatttattaattaagataaattgatatctaaattaataaataagtttaaatcaaggttcaaattataaataattaatttgataaatgatttaaataattatttaattaattaaatcaatagaaaataatacaggccttgattttaagtccaatgtgcttataatcaaatgagaaatttcataggcctaaaacccatgataattttgacctagggctaattattgactattattttattgattttttaattaaataaatgacttaattgagtatataaaagggatgttaagagagagttgaaatcatAAGTTTTaataagtcaaaacacaagttaagATTTcagaaacacaagtttctgataggttttagattctctctaaacataagtcctttctaagcctcaatttttctcttctattcttcttatctctgtatctatctcatgtgttgagaatttcccactctagtctaggtgattctaaggatactttggaagactataaagaaaattgaagatcggttccgtttcttggtaatactccgcgacagaaatgatacaagggttagagaaactgaatgaatgactctatttttccgttgcgtataatgtaagtattcttatcattattttcc contains the following coding sequences:
- the LOC133792355 gene encoding uncharacterized protein LOC133792355; amino-acid sequence: MWESNNGPKITTILEKNKVEARSHIPTKSHEFIYQVMNMYGGMYSIDLQAWVCSCRRWKHFGIPGSHVIAAIWHRREDLELYVSKWYIREYYMKAYSVQIFPIRNQDEWPRSGNVGMIKPIGKTQHGRPKKSRRVELDEIAPSKGKKLKRRYVRMRCCGCGAVGHNFRTCARNIANSASVSSTTNESGLTGIISPPQVPFNPPRKISK